A DNA window from Flavisolibacter ginsenosidimutans contains the following coding sequences:
- a CDS encoding NAD-dependent epimerase/dehydratase family protein — translation MNKKRILITGTAGFIGFSLTEKLAKAGTYEITGLDNINDYYSPELKYARLAQLGFDAGEAKIGSLVKSIRYDNLQFIRLDLQNLDAMQVLFASQRFDIVVHLAAQAGVRYSMANPHAYIASNVSGFVNLLECCKLNRVKHLIFASSSSVYGDDASTPYRETQRTDHPVSLYAATKKSNELMAYTYHHLYNLPTTGLRFFTVYGPWGRPDMAPMLFASAIQEGRPIKVFNHGKLKRDFTYVDDIVDGIERVMQLLPEEYKIYNIGNSKPVDLMEFIELMEKGLGKEAKKELLPMQPGDVHETYADTTLLSADTGYKSNTPLEKGIEKFLAWYLEYYNLPKPTNAG, via the coding sequence ATGAACAAAAAACGAATCCTCATTACCGGGACGGCCGGGTTTATTGGTTTTAGCCTGACAGAAAAATTAGCCAAAGCCGGAACCTATGAAATAACCGGTCTTGACAACATCAACGATTATTACAGTCCCGAATTAAAATACGCAAGGCTGGCGCAACTAGGCTTTGATGCTGGTGAAGCAAAAATCGGATCACTTGTCAAAAGCATTCGTTACGATAATCTTCAATTCATTCGACTTGACCTGCAAAACCTTGATGCCATGCAGGTCCTGTTTGCTTCGCAGCGGTTTGATATTGTGGTACACCTGGCTGCGCAAGCGGGTGTGCGTTACAGCATGGCGAATCCTCACGCCTACATTGCCAGCAATGTGAGCGGTTTTGTCAACCTGTTGGAGTGTTGCAAGTTAAACCGTGTGAAGCACCTCATCTTTGCCAGCAGCTCCAGTGTTTATGGCGACGATGCTTCTACGCCTTACCGCGAAACACAGCGCACCGATCATCCTGTTTCGCTTTATGCTGCTACAAAGAAGAGCAACGAATTAATGGCTTATACATATCATCACTTGTATAACCTACCCACAACCGGCTTACGCTTTTTTACCGTTTACGGACCGTGGGGGCGGCCTGATATGGCGCCCATGCTTTTTGCCAGCGCTATACAGGAAGGAAGGCCGATAAAAGTGTTCAATCACGGAAAGCTGAAACGCGATTTTACCTACGTTGATGATATTGTTGACGGCATTGAAAGGGTTATGCAACTTCTGCCGGAGGAATACAAAATTTACAACATCGGCAATAGCAAGCCAGTTGACCTGATGGAATTCATTGAACTCATGGAAAAAGGTTTGGGCAAGGAAGCCAAAAAAGAGCTCTTGCCCATGCAGCCTGGCGACGTGCATGAAACCTATGCCGATACAACCTTGCTTTCGGCCGATACAGGTTACAAGTCCAATACACCGCTGGAAAAGGGCATCGAAAAATTTTTGGCCTGGTACCTTGAATACTACAATCTTCCCAAGCCGACGAACGCGGGATAA
- a CDS encoding tyrosine-protein phosphatase → MLFFGKKSADLDLSWLHADMHSHLIPGIDDGAPDMAASLELIKGLQKLGYKKLVTTPHILWEVYPNTADIIAKGLEGLKGAMAEEGISMELQAAAEYFIDEYFEENLKAKEPLLPISGNKVLVEFSMITAPMDLQQVLFQLQIQGYIPVIAHPERYIYLAQRKQTFDELKEAGCLFQLNLLSLTGYYGKSVQELAEYLCKKNYYSLAGTDLHNPRHLAALQKLSSSATFSRLKESGLLLNSTL, encoded by the coding sequence ATGTTGTTTTTTGGAAAAAAATCTGCTGACCTTGACTTAAGCTGGCTTCATGCCGATATGCACTCGCACCTTATTCCCGGCATTGACGACGGTGCGCCTGATATGGCCGCTTCGCTTGAACTGATTAAAGGCCTTCAGAAACTTGGCTATAAAAAACTCGTCACCACACCGCACATTCTTTGGGAAGTTTATCCCAACACGGCAGACATCATTGCAAAAGGCTTGGAAGGACTGAAAGGAGCAATGGCCGAAGAAGGCATCAGCATGGAATTGCAGGCCGCTGCTGAGTATTTTATTGACGAGTATTTTGAAGAGAACCTGAAGGCCAAGGAGCCGCTGCTTCCCATCAGCGGCAACAAAGTGCTGGTCGAATTTTCAATGATCACCGCGCCGATGGACTTGCAGCAAGTACTTTTTCAACTACAAATACAAGGCTATATACCTGTCATTGCTCACCCCGAACGATACATTTATTTAGCACAGCGCAAACAGACGTTTGATGAACTAAAAGAAGCCGGTTGCCTGTTTCAACTGAACCTTCTTTCCCTTACCGGCTACTACGGCAAATCGGTGCAGGAACTGGCCGAATATCTTTGCAAAAAGAATTACTACAGCCTTGCCGGCACCGACCTTCACAATCCGCGGCACCTTGCGGCCTTGCAAAAACTTTCATCGAGCGCCACATTTAGCCGGCTAAAAGAAAGCGGTCTTTTGCTTAACTCCACACTGTAA
- a CDS encoding phytoene/squalene synthase family protein, translating to MTIDLFHRVSGECSRQVTLCYSTSFSSAIRLLHKDLRQPVFNIYGFVRFADEIVDTFHQHDKQDLLEQFQKETFDAIERGISLNPILNSFQKTVNQFRIDHDLIRAFFNSMESDLTQNHYDRQGYDEYIYGSAEVVGLMCLFVFCEGNKDLYESLKGPAKALGAAFQKVNFLRDMRADFFDLSRMYFPGCDFHNFTESDKQRIQEDIEKDFEIAYKGILKLPLKARFGVYVAYKYYGSLFRKIKQIEPQRILQQRVRIPNYHKAYIVLRASVKNGLRLIE from the coding sequence ATGACGATTGATTTGTTCCATCGCGTTAGCGGCGAATGCAGCAGGCAAGTAACCCTGTGTTACAGCACATCTTTTTCATCGGCCATCAGGCTTTTGCACAAAGACTTGCGGCAACCGGTTTTTAATATTTACGGTTTTGTTCGTTTTGCCGATGAAATTGTGGACACGTTTCACCAACACGATAAACAAGATTTGTTGGAGCAATTTCAAAAGGAAACCTTCGATGCCATTGAGAGAGGCATCAGCTTAAATCCCATTCTAAACAGCTTTCAAAAAACGGTAAATCAATTCAGGATTGATCATGATCTGATTCGTGCTTTTTTCAACAGCATGGAAAGCGACCTAACGCAAAACCATTACGACCGTCAGGGCTATGACGAATACATTTATGGCTCTGCCGAAGTCGTGGGTTTGATGTGTCTTTTCGTTTTTTGTGAAGGCAACAAAGACTTATACGAAAGCCTGAAGGGCCCGGCAAAGGCTCTTGGAGCGGCCTTTCAGAAAGTCAATTTTTTGCGCGACATGCGGGCCGATTTTTTTGACCTGTCGCGCATGTATTTTCCCGGTTGTGACTTTCACAACTTCACCGAAAGTGATAAACAACGCATTCAGGAAGACATCGAGAAGGATTTTGAAATTGCCTACAAAGGCATTTTAAAACTGCCGCTCAAGGCAAGGTTTGGTGTGTATGTTGCGTACAAATATTACGGCTCGCTGTTCAGGAAAATAAAGCAAATTGAACCGCAACGTATTTTGCAGCAGCGGGTGCGCATTCCCAATTATCACAAAGCCTACATTGTTTTGCGGGCAAGTGTAAAAAACGGGTTGCGGCTGATAGAATGA
- a CDS encoding glycosyltransferase family protein, with amino-acid sequence MTNSKRVLFVLPYPLGRAPSQRFRVEAYFPLLRQAGYPFSIHTFFDDAAWNVLYRKGAALQKAWALIKGFSRRFFMLFFLVPKHEFIFIHREAAPLGPPLLEWIIARLFRKKIIYDFDDAIWIPNTTAVNGVAASLKCFWKVKRICEWASNVSAGNDFLAAYAKQFNAAVLVNPTCVDMEGRYNQTKDQGTSQVTIGWTGSHSTLKYLDTVYPVLEDLSSAFNFRFLVICDKAPSVLLPFMEFRKWNESTEIEDLLEINIGIMPLEHDAWSEGKCGFKIIQYLSLAIPAVASPVGVNQSIVDNKVSGWLCTSGNEWKTALTTLMTDGLLRKKMGMAGQRKMLKHYSLQSNRENFLALFQGWS; translated from the coding sequence ATGACGAATTCAAAGCGAGTTTTATTTGTTCTTCCTTATCCGCTCGGCCGGGCTCCCTCACAGCGCTTCCGCGTGGAAGCTTATTTCCCTTTGTTAAGACAAGCGGGTTACCCCTTTTCTATTCATACGTTTTTTGACGACGCTGCGTGGAATGTCCTGTATCGCAAAGGCGCTGCGCTGCAAAAAGCATGGGCACTAATAAAAGGTTTTTCACGGCGCTTTTTCATGTTGTTTTTTCTTGTGCCCAAGCATGAATTCATCTTTATTCACCGCGAAGCAGCGCCGTTAGGACCACCCTTGCTTGAGTGGATCATTGCCCGGCTGTTTAGAAAAAAAATTATTTACGATTTTGACGATGCGATTTGGATACCCAATACAACTGCTGTTAACGGAGTTGCGGCTTCGCTGAAGTGTTTTTGGAAGGTTAAGCGGATTTGCGAGTGGGCCTCCAACGTTTCTGCCGGTAATGATTTTCTGGCCGCTTATGCCAAACAGTTCAACGCAGCTGTTCTTGTTAATCCAACCTGTGTGGACATGGAGGGGCGGTATAATCAAACCAAAGATCAGGGCACAAGTCAGGTAACAATAGGCTGGACCGGTTCGCATTCAACCTTGAAATATCTGGACACCGTCTATCCCGTTCTGGAGGATTTGTCTTCCGCATTTAACTTTCGTTTCCTTGTCATTTGCGACAAAGCGCCGTCTGTTCTGCTTCCGTTTATGGAGTTCAGAAAATGGAACGAAAGCACGGAAATAGAAGACCTGCTTGAAATAAACATCGGTATTATGCCGCTGGAGCACGACGCCTGGAGCGAAGGGAAGTGCGGGTTTAAAATCATCCAATATCTTTCTTTAGCAATACCGGCGGTGGCCAGTCCCGTGGGCGTTAATCAATCAATTGTTGACAACAAAGTCAGCGGCTGGTTGTGCACCTCTGGCAATGAATGGAAGACGGCTTTAACCACGCTAATGACAGACGGTTTGTTGCGGAAAAAGATGGGAATGGCGGGACAGCGGAAAATGTTGAAGCACTATAGTCTTCAGTCTAACCGGGAAAATTTCCTTGCTTTATTCCAAGGCTGGTCATAA
- a CDS encoding phytoene desaturase family protein — protein sequence MSKSVVIIGAGFAGLSSAAFMAKAGWKVTVVEKNSSAGGRAQQLKAAGFTYDMGPSWYWMPDVFERFFAQFGKSVADYYSLLRLSPSYRVYWNDGHTDIPADYGEFKNVFESFEKGAGEKLDKYLKEASLKYKIGMQDLVYKPGQSLTEFLDWNVIKNVFRLDVFTSIQSHVAKHFQHPRLRQLMEFPILFLGALPQNTPALYSLMNYADIVGGTWYPEAGMFSIVKAMQELAEELGVEFRFNEAAQEIIIENGKAKRLITDKAIYEADAVISGADYQFTESHLLPQQWRTYNDDYWNKKVLAPSCLLYYVGLNKKLQNVLHHSLFFDVPFDQHAGEIYAKPQWPKEPLFYLSVSSKTDDSVAPEGCENLVLLIPVASGLKDDTEELREQYFQRIIQRLEKHTGQSIADAVVFKKAFSVSDFVSEYNSYKGNAYGLANTLRQTAIFRPSCRSKKVKNLFYTGQFTVPGPGVPPSLISGEVVSKELLKLFN from the coding sequence GTGAGCAAATCGGTTGTCATTATAGGCGCGGGCTTTGCCGGACTTTCGTCGGCCGCTTTTATGGCAAAAGCAGGATGGAAGGTAACGGTAGTGGAGAAAAATTCTTCCGCCGGGGGCCGTGCGCAACAACTGAAAGCAGCAGGCTTTACCTACGACATGGGCCCGAGTTGGTATTGGATGCCCGATGTGTTTGAACGCTTCTTTGCGCAATTCGGTAAAAGCGTTGCGGATTATTATTCGCTCCTTCGTCTCAGTCCTTCGTACCGTGTTTATTGGAACGATGGCCATACCGACATTCCCGCTGATTATGGAGAATTCAAAAACGTTTTTGAATCGTTTGAAAAAGGCGCTGGAGAGAAGCTGGACAAATACCTAAAAGAAGCTTCGCTTAAATACAAAATCGGCATGCAGGACCTGGTGTACAAACCCGGTCAATCGCTCACGGAATTTTTGGATTGGAACGTCATAAAAAACGTGTTCAGGCTGGATGTGTTTACTTCGATTCAGTCGCATGTGGCAAAACATTTTCAGCATCCGCGCTTGCGGCAGTTGATGGAGTTCCCCATTTTGTTTTTGGGTGCCTTGCCGCAAAACACGCCGGCGCTTTACAGCCTGATGAATTATGCCGACATTGTTGGCGGCACCTGGTATCCTGAAGCCGGCATGTTCAGTATTGTAAAAGCAATGCAGGAATTGGCCGAGGAACTGGGCGTTGAATTCAGGTTCAACGAAGCCGCGCAGGAAATAATTATTGAGAACGGCAAGGCAAAAAGGCTGATAACTGATAAGGCCATTTACGAAGCCGATGCCGTTATCAGCGGTGCCGATTATCAATTCACCGAATCGCATTTGTTGCCGCAACAATGGCGCACGTACAACGATGATTACTGGAATAAAAAAGTGCTGGCGCCGTCCTGCCTTTTGTATTACGTTGGGTTAAACAAAAAGCTGCAAAATGTTTTACATCATTCGCTGTTTTTTGATGTTCCGTTCGATCAACACGCCGGTGAAATTTATGCAAAACCGCAATGGCCAAAAGAACCTTTGTTTTATTTGAGTGTTTCTTCTAAAACCGATGACAGCGTTGCACCGGAAGGTTGCGAAAACCTGGTGTTGTTAATACCCGTTGCATCGGGCTTGAAAGACGATACGGAAGAATTGCGGGAACAATATTTTCAACGGATTATTCAGCGGTTGGAAAAGCACACCGGGCAATCCATTGCCGATGCCGTTGTTTTCAAAAAAGCTTTTTCGGTTTCGGATTTTGTAAGTGAGTATAATTCGTACAAAGGCAATGCTTACGGTCTTGCCAATACCCTTCGGCAAACAGCAATTTTCCGTCCTTCTTGCCGGAGCAAGAAAGTAAAAAATCTTTTTTATACCGGTCAGTTTACCGTGCCCGGTCCGGGTGTGCCGCCAAGTTTAATCAGCGGCGAAGTGGTGTCAAAAGAATTACTCAAGTTGTTCAATTAG
- a CDS encoding MerR family transcriptional regulator, with amino-acid sequence MSFTIKELESLSGIKAHTIRIWEQRYHFLRPSRTSTNIRRYNNEELKTLLTVALLNKYGYKISRIDEMVPEQRTEAVLGLNQPDAKDEFIVNELIGCTVDLKSHELEHLLTKEIQRQGIEKTISGVVFRFLERVGILWQTNRLRPVQEHLVSAIIRQKIIFAIGGLPLPQNNAPLFILFLPEGEHHEIGLLYVYYLLRKKSLPVIYLGANVPLKDMDYIMQAKRPQYVYSHLTSFPGHSKFQRFLQHLSANATGCTVLLSGFVAQLVKRSPLANVAMLQSLDAVQTYIQAIS; translated from the coding sequence ATGAGCTTTACGATCAAAGAACTCGAATCACTTTCCGGCATCAAGGCACACACCATTCGCATTTGGGAGCAGCGTTATCATTTTTTGCGGCCTTCGCGTACGTCCACTAACATTCGGCGCTACAACAACGAGGAACTGAAAACACTTCTCACCGTTGCGTTGCTGAATAAATACGGCTATAAAATTTCCCGCATTGATGAAATGGTTCCTGAGCAACGCACAGAAGCGGTATTGGGCCTGAATCAGCCCGACGCGAAAGATGAATTCATCGTGAACGAGCTTATTGGCTGCACCGTTGATTTAAAAAGTCACGAACTTGAACACCTGCTGACCAAAGAAATACAAAGGCAAGGCATCGAAAAAACCATTTCGGGGGTGGTGTTTCGTTTCTTGGAACGAGTGGGTATTCTTTGGCAAACCAATCGCCTGCGCCCCGTGCAGGAACATTTGGTGTCGGCCATCATCCGGCAAAAAATCATCTTTGCTATTGGCGGCCTTCCACTCCCACAGAACAACGCACCGCTTTTTATTTTGTTCCTGCCCGAAGGCGAACATCACGAGATTGGCCTCTTGTATGTTTACTATCTTCTTCGCAAAAAAAGCCTGCCGGTTATTTACCTGGGAGCCAACGTGCCGCTAAAAGACATGGATTATATTATGCAGGCAAAAAGGCCGCAGTACGTGTACTCGCATCTTACATCTTTTCCCGGCCACTCTAAATTTCAACGCTTTCTGCAGCACCTGAGCGCAAACGCCACCGGCTGCACCGTTCTTCTCTCGGGCTTTGTGGCCCAACTGGTAAAACGAAGCCCTCTTGCTAACGTGGCCATGCTTCAATCCCTCGATGCCGTTCAAACGTATATCCAGGCAATAAGCTAA
- a CDS encoding glycosyltransferase, which translates to MDGVRKILYISYDGLTDPLGQSQILAYLKRLASLNNRIVIVSFEKPGLFEQGKDAIQKIITEHGLTWIPLPYTKNPPVLSTLADVYKCYNLCRRLHHQYRFHIVHCRGYIAAIVGQKMQKRFGLKFIFDMRGWWPDEKLESGFWNKPVYKPVYRYFKQLEKRFFHACNYAVSLTYKGKETIVGTGLANEDKVGVIPTCVDFEIFKERTDAGTKELRAKLGVKPGEKVFVYSGSLGGNYDPEILIKVFKAYQNIHAAAYLLILSKDKIDESLQSRFSDAGINRIAIYNAPFTEVTNYLRAGDVGFIYYKMSFSTIGRSPTKMGEYWASGLPVVALKGIGDLDYILDKYPGGGVLLSEEKKEWEKEIRAMNPNGLAPLRQYALEYFHVEKGVAFYQNVYEQLSGRTT; encoded by the coding sequence ATGGATGGCGTAAGAAAAATTTTGTACATCAGTTACGACGGACTGACCGATCCGTTGGGTCAATCGCAGATACTGGCTTATCTTAAACGGTTGGCCTCTTTAAACAACCGGATCGTTATTGTTTCGTTCGAAAAACCCGGGCTTTTTGAACAAGGCAAAGACGCCATTCAAAAGATCATAACCGAGCACGGTTTAACCTGGATTCCGTTGCCGTACACAAAGAATCCTCCTGTTTTATCAACGCTGGCCGATGTATACAAATGCTACAATTTGTGTCGTCGCCTGCACCACCAATACCGGTTTCACATCGTTCACTGCCGCGGTTACATTGCGGCCATTGTCGGGCAAAAGATGCAAAAACGCTTTGGGCTGAAATTCATCTTCGACATGCGGGGTTGGTGGCCCGATGAAAAATTAGAATCGGGTTTTTGGAACAAGCCTGTTTACAAACCGGTTTATCGGTATTTCAAACAATTAGAAAAACGTTTCTTCCATGCCTGCAACTACGCCGTAAGCCTGACTTACAAAGGAAAGGAAACCATCGTTGGCACAGGCTTGGCCAACGAAGACAAAGTTGGGGTAATACCCACTTGCGTGGATTTTGAAATTTTTAAAGAGCGAACTGATGCAGGTACGAAAGAACTGCGGGCCAAACTTGGCGTTAAGCCCGGTGAAAAAGTGTTTGTTTACAGCGGTTCGCTGGGAGGGAACTACGACCCGGAGATCCTGATAAAAGTTTTTAAAGCCTATCAGAATATACATGCGGCTGCCTACCTGCTCATTTTATCAAAAGACAAAATTGATGAATCGTTGCAAAGCCGCTTTAGCGATGCCGGTATAAATCGCATAGCCATCTACAATGCCCCTTTCACGGAAGTAACAAACTATTTGCGTGCCGGTGACGTGGGCTTTATCTATTACAAAATGTCCTTTTCAACCATCGGACGCAGTCCCACAAAAATGGGTGAATATTGGGCTTCCGGCCTTCCTGTTGTCGCCTTAAAAGGCATTGGCGATCTGGATTACATCCTTGACAAATATCCCGGTGGCGGCGTGTTGTTAAGCGAAGAAAAAAAAGAATGGGAAAAGGAAATCCGGGCGATGAATCCCAACGGTTTGGCTCCCCTGCGACAGTATGCTTTGGAATATTTTCACGTTGAGAAGGGCGTGGCATTCTACCAAAACGTTTATGAGCAGCTTTCCGGGCGGACAACCTGA
- a CDS encoding RNA polymerase sigma factor: MGTHEFNSMVLRHADGLKPFAITLTKDYESAKDLCQETLCKAFTYREKYEPDTNIKAWLFTIMRNIFINEYRRKARKKAVMEVVRQSVSPYGLSSESLLRLKEINGAVHDMPVIFKKACTLYLHGYKYHEIAYALNEPLGTIKSRIHFAKKLLQKQIER; encoded by the coding sequence ATGGGGACGCACGAATTCAACAGCATGGTTTTGCGCCATGCCGATGGCTTAAAACCATTTGCCATTACCTTAACCAAAGACTACGAATCGGCGAAAGACCTGTGCCAGGAAACGCTTTGCAAGGCCTTTACTTACCGCGAAAAATACGAGCCGGATACGAACATTAAGGCTTGGTTGTTTACCATTATGCGCAACATCTTCATTAACGAATACCGCCGCAAGGCCCGCAAGAAAGCAGTAATGGAAGTGGTCAGGCAATCTGTTTCGCCTTACGGTTTGTCGTCTGAGTCGCTGCTTCGGCTAAAAGAAATAAACGGGGCCGTTCACGATATGCCGGTCATTTTTAAAAAGGCCTGCACCCTTTACCTGCACGGTTACAAGTATCACGAAATTGCTTATGCGCTGAACGAGCCGCTGGGCACGATTAAAAGCCGCATTCATTTTGCCAAAAAACTTTTACAAAAACAAATTGAGCGGTGA
- the glf gene encoding UDP-galactopyranose mutase produces MKKFLIVGAGFSGAVLANELANNLHCTVDVLDEREHIGGNCYTERDKETGVMVHTYGPHIFNTDRKDIWDYVNRFIELVPYTNRVKALYNGQVYSLPINLHTINQFFGKTFSPKEAKDFIVSIADNSIEDPQNFEEQAMKFIGKDLYKAFFYGYTKKQWGCEPTELPAAILKRLPVRFNYNDNYYHTAYQGIPRDGYTLMFEKLLNHPSITVKLNAKFDASQDVSGYDHVFFTGPLDQYFNYKHGRLAYRTVYFERGVDEGDYQGNAVINYSNEDVPYTRVHEHKHFTPWEQHDKTVYFKEYSKETGEEDIPYYPKRLADDKAKLLQYRKEAEALKSVSFLGRLATYRYMDMHHVVGEALDYAKQFVQSETQGTTPPVFPNEEAQ; encoded by the coding sequence ATGAAGAAATTTTTGATTGTCGGCGCAGGTTTTTCCGGCGCCGTATTGGCCAATGAATTAGCAAACAACCTCCACTGCACCGTTGATGTTTTGGACGAGCGGGAACACATCGGTGGAAATTGTTACACAGAACGCGACAAAGAAACCGGCGTGATGGTGCATACTTACGGACCACACATTTTTAACACCGACCGCAAAGACATCTGGGATTACGTAAACCGCTTCATTGAATTGGTGCCTTACACAAACCGGGTGAAAGCATTGTACAACGGCCAGGTTTATTCACTGCCCATTAACCTGCACACCATCAACCAGTTTTTTGGCAAAACATTTTCGCCCAAAGAAGCCAAAGATTTTATTGTATCCATTGCCGACAATTCCATTGAAGACCCGCAGAATTTTGAAGAGCAGGCCATGAAATTCATCGGCAAAGATTTATACAAAGCTTTTTTTTACGGTTATACAAAAAAGCAATGGGGCTGCGAACCCACCGAGCTTCCGGCTGCCATTTTAAAGCGCTTGCCGGTACGGTTTAACTACAACGATAATTATTACCACACCGCTTACCAGGGCATTCCCCGCGACGGTTATACGCTCATGTTTGAAAAGCTGTTGAATCACCCGTCCATCACCGTAAAGCTGAACGCAAAGTTTGACGCTTCGCAAGACGTATCGGGATACGACCACGTGTTTTTTACCGGTCCGCTTGACCAGTATTTCAACTACAAACACGGAAGGCTTGCGTACCGCACCGTTTATTTTGAACGCGGCGTGGACGAAGGCGATTACCAGGGCAATGCGGTAATCAATTACAGCAACGAAGACGTGCCTTACACCCGTGTGCACGAGCACAAACATTTCACGCCCTGGGAGCAACACGACAAAACCGTTTATTTTAAAGAATACAGCAAAGAGACAGGCGAGGAAGACATTCCGTATTATCCAAAACGCCTGGCCGACGACAAAGCGAAACTGTTGCAATACCGCAAAGAAGCTGAAGCGTTAAAAAGTGTAAGCTTTTTGGGAAGATTGGCCACCTATCGTTACATGGACATGCACCACGTCGTTGGCGAAGCCCTTGACTACGCAAAGCAGTTCGTCCAAAGCGAAACACAAGGCACTACGCCGCCGGTATTTCCAAACGAAGAAGCACAGTAA
- a CDS encoding glycosyltransferase: protein MPKVLRILNRLIVGGPVLNATYLTKYLSPEFETLLVVGEKESHEKSADYLAGQLGIDYITIPQMGRSINPVNDFQAFKELKRIIKEFKPDVVHTHAAKPGALGRLAASVCGVPAIVHTYHGHVFHSYFNSVKSSFYINAERFLARRSSAIVAISEAQRKELTEEFRIAPPEKFRVIQLGLDLDKFCEDQPFKRKKFREEFGLQDDEIAVGIIGRLVPVKNHELFLTAVAYVVKNTTKKIKAFVVGDGETRADLENKARALGLSFTTHRDTAHLHPLIFTSWRSDVDFVNAGLDIVTLTSLNEGTPVSLIEAQAANKPIVSTRVGGIADIVSEGETALLADVSDSETFCSHLLNLVNNEAIRQKLGNNNANYVLKRFSYQRLVKDTSDLYYELLHKKVTANAVLR, encoded by the coding sequence ATGCCAAAAGTCCTGAGGATATTAAATCGTTTGATTGTTGGAGGGCCGGTACTGAACGCAACCTATTTGACCAAATACCTTTCGCCTGAATTCGAAACCTTGCTCGTTGTCGGCGAGAAAGAGTCCCATGAAAAAAGCGCGGATTACCTGGCCGGCCAATTGGGGATTGATTACATTACCATTCCGCAAATGGGCCGTTCCATAAACCCTGTCAACGATTTTCAGGCTTTTAAGGAATTAAAACGTATAATCAAGGAATTTAAACCCGACGTTGTTCACACACACGCTGCCAAACCTGGAGCTTTGGGTCGTCTCGCAGCGTCGGTTTGCGGTGTCCCGGCTATCGTCCATACATACCATGGTCACGTTTTTCATTCTTATTTTAACAGCGTTAAGTCAAGTTTTTATATCAATGCGGAGCGCTTCTTGGCCCGCCGCTCAAGCGCAATCGTGGCCATTAGCGAAGCACAACGGAAAGAACTGACAGAAGAGTTCCGGATTGCGCCTCCCGAAAAATTCCGCGTCATACAACTCGGTCTCGATCTTGATAAATTTTGCGAAGACCAGCCGTTCAAAAGAAAAAAGTTCCGGGAAGAGTTTGGCTTGCAGGACGATGAAATTGCCGTTGGCATTATCGGCCGGCTTGTTCCGGTAAAAAACCACGAACTCTTTTTAACGGCCGTTGCGTACGTGGTGAAAAACACTACAAAAAAGATCAAGGCTTTTGTTGTTGGTGACGGTGAAACCCGTGCAGACTTGGAAAACAAAGCCCGTGCTTTGGGCCTGTCGTTTACCACGCACCGCGACACCGCGCATCTGCACCCGCTTATTTTTACTTCCTGGCGCAGCGACGTGGATTTTGTGAACGCCGGGCTTGATATCGTTACGCTTACCTCCCTGAACGAAGGCACGCCGGTAAGTCTGATCGAAGCGCAGGCAGCCAACAAGCCGATTGTGAGCACAAGGGTTGGCGGTATTGCCGACATTGTTTCAGAAGGCGAAACAGCTCTGCTGGCCGACGTGTCCGATAGCGAAACGTTTTGCTCGCATCTGTTGAACCTGGTAAACAACGAAGCGATAAGGCAGAAGCTGGGTAACAACAACGCCAACTATGTGCTGAAGCGGTTCAGTTACCAGCGGTTGGTAAAAGATACTTCCGATCTCTACTACGAATTATTACACAAAAAAGTGACGGCGAACGCTGTTCTGCGTTAA